One Spiroplasma endosymbiont of Dioctria linearis DNA segment encodes these proteins:
- a CDS encoding TSUP family transporter, with translation MKEESQLLLSKQEHKKKFAKWMLFFSIAMVATIISILINYLVFFPWQNPGKVIWEGEQLVAFIICIFLLLSAVVFSLIYFWFTLKVKYEDVNQREKVILAVGFTGGFTDTIGVGSFGVITGLLKGTRAIKDDTKLPGTLNVALGVSALIESALFVGSIQVNIATLLILVIAIICGTFVGSLFVSKIKDQTSIKIIMGVVLFFVAILMILTHPQVNVISTSNIGDQTSLMDKPWRIIIGTIVFFFLGMIQSFGIGLYAPAMATLSFLGLQQEVVFPIMACGSALCMLPAAYTFIKRKKYLQQTSNLILISAIFGVVSSFLLIFVGLQMGAGMDKRTFDIVLKWLAIAVIFYVSISMLVEFHLLKKRQKVNKGE, from the coding sequence GTGAAAGAAGAATCACAGTTACTATTATCAAAGCAAGAGCATAAGAAAAAATTTGCTAAATGGATGTTATTTTTTTCTATTGCCATGGTAGCAACTATTATATCAATTTTAATTAATTATTTAGTTTTTTTTCCTTGACAAAATCCTGGGAAGGTTATTTGAGAGGGTGAGCAATTAGTTGCTTTTATAATTTGCATATTTTTATTATTATCCGCAGTTGTATTTAGCTTAATTTATTTTTGATTTACATTAAAAGTTAAATATGAAGATGTAAATCAAAGGGAAAAAGTAATTTTAGCAGTAGGTTTTACTGGAGGATTTACAGATACAATTGGTGTTGGTTCTTTTGGAGTTATTACTGGTTTATTAAAAGGAACAAGAGCCATAAAAGATGATACAAAGTTACCCGGCACATTAAATGTGGCTTTGGGTGTAAGTGCTTTGATAGAGTCAGCTTTATTTGTTGGTTCGATTCAAGTAAACATTGCAACTCTATTAATTTTAGTTATAGCAATTATTTGTGGAACTTTTGTAGGTTCCTTATTCGTATCAAAGATAAAAGATCAAACTTCAATAAAAATTATTATGGGGGTAGTTTTATTTTTTGTAGCAATACTAATGATTTTAACTCATCCTCAAGTTAACGTAATTAGTACATCAAATATTGGAGATCAAACATCACTTATGGATAAACCTTGAAGAATTATTATTGGAACAATTGTATTCTTCTTTTTAGGAATGATTCAATCATTTGGAATTGGGCTATATGCACCAGCAATGGCAACACTATCTTTTTTAGGATTACAACAAGAAGTAGTGTTTCCTATAATGGCTTGTGGATCAGCTTTATGCATGTTGCCTGCAGCCTATACTTTTATAAAAAGAAAGAAATATTTACAGCAAACGTCCAATTTAATTTTAATATCAGCTATTTTTGGTGTTGTAAGTTCCTTTTTATTAATTTTTGTAGGTTTACAAATGGGAGCAGGCATGGACAAAAGAACTTTTGATATAGTTCTTAAATGATTAGCAATAGCTGTTATATTTTATGTCTCAATATCTATGTTAGTTGAGTTTCATTTACTTAAAAAAAGACAGAAAGTTAATAAAGGAGAATAA
- a CDS encoding YigZ family protein, whose translation MISLNILSNNNIVIRSFLTKKSRFTTYISKVTNKTELKNFIKKHTDKGATHNCYAFKYGHDNLNYGYNNDGEPKGTAGEPLLKLIEVSNVTNIIIFVKRYYGGVKLGTGGLQKAYTNSAIEIMKESEFKKLRLLNNIKINFKIADIKAIKLFLLKQAEDINYTYTKDLVTVEFNLDKIEKMDSIKDKINILKIKQGYY comes from the coding sequence ATGATAAGTTTAAATATATTAAGCAATAACAATATTGTGATAAGAAGCTTCTTAACTAAGAAATCAAGATTCACTACCTATATTTCAAAAGTAACAAATAAAACTGAATTAAAAAATTTTATAAAAAAGCATACTGATAAAGGAGCAACTCATAATTGCTATGCTTTTAAGTATGGCCATGATAATTTAAATTATGGATACAACAATGATGGTGAACCAAAGGGAACTGCAGGTGAACCATTATTAAAACTAATCGAAGTAAGTAATGTTACTAATATTATAATATTTGTTAAAAGATATTATGGTGGAGTAAAGTTAGGAACAGGCGGATTGCAAAAAGCTTATACTAATTCAGCAATTGAAATAATGAAGGAAAGTGAATTTAAAAAATTAAGACTTCTAAATAATATAAAAATAAATTTTAAAATAGCAGATATTAAAGCTATTAAATTATTTTTATTAAAACAAGCTGAAGACATTAATTATACGTATACTAAAGATTTGGTTACGGTAGAATTCAATTTAGATAAAATTGAAAAAATGGACTCTATTAAAGATAAAATAAATATTTTAAAAATTAAGCAGGGGTATTATTAA
- a CDS encoding 5'-3' exonuclease, with product MDKKKVVIIDGYHLLHKGYYGSLKRKKVAINRDGVLINAVYVFVANVYQLVQSNEYHTVLVTFDVGKECWRKEIYPEYKATRKETPSDLIPQMQLVRDFLTAANIPWYEKVKYEGDDIMGTISRIAVKLGYQVEIVSNDKDTYQLICDDVKVVSQQSKKCKQEIITKKEVFEKFGCKPCQIPDIKSLLGDQSDNIKGVRGMHYNTATKLVAKYGCVENIYKNLTDFPEEQRKKLELCKEKVLMNKQIAKILKNVDIGRINFKPLRINYIRFMGFLKREKMWAFTKMIEDKVKQQLTYKEKIKTEIQELS from the coding sequence ATGGATAAGAAAAAAGTTGTGATTATAGATGGTTACCATCTTCTTCACAAAGGTTATTATGGAAGTTTAAAGAGAAAAAAAGTTGCTATAAATAGAGATGGAGTTTTAATAAATGCTGTATATGTCTTTGTAGCAAACGTCTATCAATTAGTTCAATCAAATGAATATCATACTGTACTAGTTACATTTGATGTAGGAAAAGAATGTTGAAGAAAAGAAATATATCCAGAATATAAAGCAACAAGAAAAGAAACACCATCAGATTTAATTCCACAAATGCAATTAGTTAGAGATTTTTTAACAGCTGCAAATATACCATGATATGAAAAAGTTAAATATGAAGGTGACGATATAATGGGAACTATTTCTAGAATAGCTGTTAAACTTGGCTATCAAGTTGAAATAGTTTCAAATGATAAAGATACATATCAATTAATTTGTGATGATGTAAAGGTTGTTTCACAACAATCAAAAAAATGTAAACAAGAAATAATAACGAAAAAAGAAGTTTTTGAAAAATTTGGTTGCAAACCTTGTCAAATACCTGATATAAAATCACTATTAGGTGATCAATCAGATAATATAAAGGGTGTTAGAGGAATGCATTATAATACAGCAACAAAATTAGTTGCAAAATATGGATGTGTTGAAAATATTTATAAAAACTTAACTGACTTTCCTGAAGAGCAAAGAAAAAAACTTGAGCTTTGTAAAGAAAAGGTTTTAATGAATAAGCAAATTGCAAAAATATTAAAAAATGTTGATATTGGTAGAATTAACTTTAAACCTTTAAGAATTAACTACATAAGATTTATGGGTTTTCTAAAAAGAGAGAAAATGTGAGCATTTACTAAAATGATTGAAGATAAAGTTAAACAACAACTTACTTATAAAGAAAAAATAAAAACAGAGATACAAGAACTTTCTTAA
- a CDS encoding F0F1 ATP synthase subunit epsilon, with the protein MQLTKLKIITPEGVYIDDLEVEYANVRTSDGQITIYANHTSIVSTLLIGDMKYEIDGTIKYIHLHRGIIRVSKDQIRILTQRLYEVDEKGQKIKTEI; encoded by the coding sequence ATGCAACTAACTAAATTAAAAATCATTACTCCTGAGGGTGTATATATAGATGATTTAGAGGTAGAATATGCAAATGTAAGAACTTCTGATGGACAAATAACAATTTATGCTAACCATACTTCAATTGTTTCAACACTTCTTATTGGTGATATGAAATATGAAATTGATGGAACTATAAAATATATTCACCTTCATAGAGGAATAATAAGAGTTTCAAAAGATCAAATTAGAATACTAACTCAAAGACTTTATGAGGTTGATGAAAAAGGTCAAAAAATAAAAACAGAGATTTAA
- the atpD gene encoding F0F1 ATP synthase subunit beta: MTEKITQGKVVQVMGPVVDVKFKQEDMPKLYNTIELDNNGIKLVLEVVQHIGDDLVRTIAMGPTEGLVRGIIGTNTGGPISVPVGDKVLGRMFNVLGDPIDDKPPVKGERMPIHRLAPNYDELATSAEILETGIKVIDLMMPFAKGGKIGLFGGAGVGKTVLVQELINNVAKAHGGISVFAGVGERTREGNDLYFEMIDAGVIDKTSLVFGQMNEPPGARMRVALTGLTIAEYFRDIKNQDVLLFIDNIFRFTQAGSEVSALLGRMPSAVGYQPTLATEMGALQERITSTQKGSITSVQAVYVPADDLTDPAPATTFTHLDASVVLDRTIASLGIYPAIDPLNSNSRMLDPQIVGENHYQIALKVQETLQKYKELQSIIAILGMEELSEEDKIVVNRARKIRNFMSQPFTVGEKFTGRSGKYVAVKDTVSSFESILNGSLDHIPEILFMYAGSVEEVIERFKTKK, translated from the coding sequence ATGACAGAAAAAATTACACAAGGTAAAGTTGTTCAAGTAATGGGTCCTGTTGTGGATGTAAAATTCAAACAAGAGGATATGCCAAAACTTTATAATACAATTGAATTGGATAATAATGGAATAAAACTTGTTTTAGAAGTTGTTCAACATATTGGGGATGACTTAGTTAGAACTATTGCTATGGGCCCTACTGAAGGTTTAGTTCGAGGAATTATTGGAACAAATACTGGAGGACCAATTAGTGTTCCAGTAGGAGATAAAGTTCTTGGTAGAATGTTCAATGTTTTAGGTGACCCAATAGATGATAAACCTCCAGTTAAAGGGGAAAGAATGCCAATTCATAGATTAGCTCCAAATTATGACGAACTTGCTACTTCTGCAGAGATTCTTGAAACAGGAATTAAAGTTATAGATTTAATGATGCCTTTTGCAAAAGGAGGTAAAATTGGTTTATTTGGTGGAGCGGGAGTTGGAAAAACAGTTCTTGTTCAAGAGTTAATTAATAATGTTGCTAAAGCCCATGGTGGTATTTCTGTATTTGCAGGAGTTGGTGAAAGAACAAGAGAAGGTAATGATTTATATTTTGAAATGATAGATGCTGGTGTTATTGATAAAACATCTTTGGTTTTTGGTCAAATGAATGAACCACCTGGTGCAAGAATGAGAGTTGCTCTTACTGGGTTAACAATTGCAGAATATTTTAGAGATATTAAAAATCAAGATGTACTTTTATTTATTGATAACATTTTTAGATTTACTCAAGCAGGTTCAGAGGTTTCTGCTCTTTTAGGAAGAATGCCTTCGGCTGTTGGATATCAACCAACATTGGCAACTGAAATGGGAGCACTTCAAGAGAGAATTACATCAACTCAAAAAGGTTCGATTACATCTGTACAAGCAGTTTATGTACCAGCAGATGATTTGACTGATCCAGCACCAGCTACAACATTTACTCACTTAGATGCTTCTGTAGTTTTGGATAGAACTATTGCATCATTGGGAATTTATCCAGCAATTGACCCATTAAATTCAAATTCTAGGATGTTAGATCCACAAATTGTAGGAGAGAATCATTATCAGATAGCTTTAAAAGTACAGGAAACTTTACAAAAATACAAGGAACTACAATCAATAATAGCAATTCTTGGTATGGAAGAGCTTTCAGAAGAAGATAAAATTGTAGTTAATAGAGCAAGAAAAATAAGAAACTTTATGTCTCAGCCATTTACTGTTGGTGAAAAGTTTACAGGTAGAAGTGGCAAATATGTTGCAGTTAAAGATACAGTAAGTTCATTTGAATCTATATTAAATGGTAGTTTAGATCATATTCCTGAGATTTTATTTATGTATGCGGGTTCAGTTGAAGAAGTTATTGAAAGATTCAAAACTAAAAAATAA
- the atpG gene encoding ATP synthase F1 subunit gamma produces MANLSELKSGISSIKDIGKITGAMELVATAKLKKISKRMGNIQTYLDEVYDVFNYIISHSEDSIYLKKQNQVLNSTLWIVIGSNLGLCGGYNSSIFKVLKPLVNKKTDSVIAIGTKVANFCRANNLNIKEEFLDIDVDFSNEQSRKMSVNLLNSFVQKEFDQIKIVYTKFINNVTFEPAVLDMFPIEKKLEENELHQDLILEPDPETVLTTSVSMYLNTILFGTIIESQVSEHASRRMAMEAANKNGKELSDNLSVVFNRKRQENITQEISEIIGGANAQNED; encoded by the coding sequence ATGGCAAATTTAAGTGAATTAAAATCTGGGATAAGTTCAATAAAAGATATTGGTAAAATTACTGGGGCAATGGAATTAGTTGCAACAGCAAAATTAAAAAAAATATCTAAAAGGATGGGAAACATTCAAACTTATTTAGATGAAGTATACGATGTTTTTAATTATATTATTTCACACTCTGAGGACTCAATATACTTAAAAAAACAAAACCAAGTATTAAACAGTACTTTATGAATTGTTATTGGTTCCAATTTAGGATTATGTGGTGGATATAACTCAAGTATTTTTAAAGTATTAAAACCATTAGTAAATAAAAAAACAGATAGTGTAATTGCTATTGGAACGAAGGTTGCTAACTTTTGTAGAGCAAATAATTTAAATATTAAAGAGGAATTTTTAGATATTGATGTTGATTTTTCAAATGAGCAATCAAGAAAAATGTCAGTTAATTTACTAAACTCTTTTGTTCAAAAAGAATTTGATCAAATAAAAATTGTCTATACAAAATTTATTAACAATGTTACTTTTGAACCAGCTGTTTTAGATATGTTTCCAATAGAAAAAAAACTCGAGGAGAATGAATTACATCAAGATTTAATTTTGGAACCAGATCCAGAAACTGTACTAACAACAAGTGTTTCAATGTATTTAAATACAATTTTATTTGGTACAATAATTGAATCACAAGTTTCAGAGCACGCAAGTAGAAGAATGGCTATGGAAGCTGCAAATAAAAATGGTAAAGAACTCTCAGATAATTTAAGTGTAGTTTTTAATAGAAAAAGACAAGAAAATATTACACAAGAAATTAGTGAAATTATTGGAGGAGCTAATGCTCAAAATGAAGATTAG
- the atpA gene encoding F0F1 ATP synthase subunit alpha, which yields MSLKINEISEVIKKQIKEYGKNIIQSQEGTVASIGDGVALLFGLEDVMMGELLIFSNDIYGMALNLEEGAVGAVIMGDDSKIRQGDKVVRTCKVVETPVGDTLLGRVLNGMGSPIDGNGPLNNTKFAPVEKIASGVMSRKSVNQPMETGIMSIDSIIPIGKGQRELIIGDRQTGKTAIAIDAIINQKGKNVKCIYVAIGQKESTVAQVVEKLKQAGSMEYTTVISASASESAPIQYIAPYTGVSIAEEWMSKGDDVLIIYDDLSKHAIAYRTLALLLRRPPGREAYPGDVFYLHSRLLERAARVNENFGGGSITALPIVETQAGDISAYIPTNVISITDGQIFLSEQLFNSGIRPAVDTGLSVSRVGSAAQIKAVKQVASTLKLELAQYYELQAFAKFGSDLDETTKETLNHGQKIVELLKQRQYKPAAQIDQAILLLSIKERLIKWLPLSEMINFKELVFYHFENDKNAKALRKMLEAEKEFSDSLYASVKSQLVLVLKNITSKLQGYKVDEYGKKDEYESLG from the coding sequence ATGTCACTTAAAATAAATGAAATATCAGAGGTTATAAAAAAGCAAATTAAAGAATATGGCAAAAATATTATTCAATCACAAGAAGGGACTGTTGCAAGTATTGGTGACGGTGTTGCTCTTTTATTTGGACTTGAAGATGTTATGATGGGTGAGCTTTTAATTTTCTCAAATGATATTTATGGTATGGCTCTTAATTTAGAAGAGGGTGCAGTTGGTGCAGTTATTATGGGTGATGATTCAAAAATTCGCCAGGGTGATAAAGTTGTTAGAACATGCAAAGTTGTTGAAACTCCAGTTGGTGATACTCTTCTGGGAAGAGTTTTAAATGGAATGGGCTCACCAATTGATGGAAATGGACCATTGAATAATACAAAATTTGCACCAGTAGAAAAAATTGCCTCAGGAGTTATGTCTAGAAAATCAGTTAATCAACCAATGGAAACTGGAATTATGTCAATTGATTCAATAATACCTATTGGAAAAGGGCAACGTGAATTAATTATTGGTGATAGACAAACTGGTAAAACAGCAATTGCTATTGATGCAATTATTAATCAAAAAGGAAAAAATGTTAAGTGCATTTATGTGGCTATTGGTCAAAAAGAGTCAACAGTTGCTCAAGTTGTTGAAAAATTAAAGCAAGCTGGGTCAATGGAGTATACAACAGTAATTTCAGCATCAGCAAGTGAATCAGCACCAATTCAATATATAGCTCCTTATACTGGAGTTTCAATTGCAGAGGAATGAATGTCTAAAGGTGATGATGTTTTAATTATTTATGATGACTTATCAAAACATGCAATTGCTTATAGAACTTTAGCTTTATTATTAAGACGTCCACCAGGTCGTGAAGCATATCCAGGAGATGTTTTTTATCTACACTCAAGATTACTTGAAAGAGCAGCAAGAGTAAATGAAAATTTTGGTGGAGGAAGTATTACAGCTTTACCAATTGTTGAAACTCAAGCTGGAGATATATCTGCGTATATACCAACCAATGTAATTTCAATTACTGATGGGCAAATATTTTTATCAGAGCAATTATTTAATTCAGGTATTAGACCAGCTGTTGATACTGGATTGTCAGTATCAAGGGTAGGTTCTGCTGCTCAAATTAAAGCAGTTAAGCAAGTAGCTAGTACTTTAAAATTGGAATTGGCTCAATATTATGAGTTGCAAGCATTTGCAAAATTTGGAAGTGATCTAGATGAAACTACAAAAGAAACATTAAATCATGGTCAAAAAATTGTTGAGCTTTTAAAGCAAAGACAATATAAACCAGCAGCACAAATTGATCAAGCAATTTTATTATTATCTATCAAAGAAAGATTAATAAAATGATTACCACTAAGTGAAATGATTAATTTTAAAGAGTTAGTTTTTTATCATTTTGAAAATGATAAAAATGCTAAAGCACTTAGAAAAATGCTAGAAGCAGAAAAAGAGTTTAGTGATAGTTTATATGCTTCTGTAAAATCTCAATTGGTACTAGTTTTAAAAAATATCACTTCAAAGTTACAAGGTTATAAAGTTGATGAGTATGGTAAAAAAGATGAGTATGAAAGTTTAGGTTAG
- a CDS encoding F0F1 ATP synthase subunit delta: MIKQSLINNWAAAICELIVEEKKAKSFTKTLEELKNIFELNQEAIYFLSNKFIDVKTRIKFIEDIFKKYLEPLVLNCLKLIVEREIFSYIEYILNAAIIKLWESLDIKKGIIYSTLKIDQKYISTIEEKIKNKINQNIKLENKIDNSLIAGIRIEVANNIFDFSLKGKVEDMKNIILENREQR, from the coding sequence GTGATTAAACAATCTTTAATTAATAATTGAGCAGCAGCAATTTGTGAATTAATTGTTGAAGAAAAAAAAGCTAAATCATTTACAAAAACTTTAGAAGAATTAAAAAACATTTTTGAGTTAAATCAAGAAGCGATATACTTTTTATCAAATAAATTTATTGATGTTAAAACTAGAATAAAATTCATTGAAGATATTTTTAAAAAATATTTAGAGCCATTAGTGCTAAATTGTTTAAAATTAATTGTTGAAAGAGAGATTTTTTCATATATAGAATATATCTTAAATGCTGCAATAATTAAATTATGAGAGAGTTTAGATATTAAAAAAGGAATAATTTATTCAACTTTAAAAATTGACCAAAAATATATTTCTACGATTGAAGAAAAAATTAAAAATAAAATAAATCAAAATATAAAACTAGAAAACAAAATTGATAACTCTTTAATTGCCGGTATTAGAATTGAAGTTGCTAATAATATTTTTGATTTTTCATTAAAGGGAAAAGTTGAAGATATGAAAAATATTATTTTGGAAAATAGAGAGCAGAGGTAA
- the atpF gene encoding F0F1 ATP synthase subunit B, with protein MFLDAGIPDIIGNLFPNLANFIAHILSTIIILILLTKLVYKPFRETIKERRKKISELLDDAVSKQAKANKNNKEAFQILDSAKEESKMIMNSAKLSADNLKLEIMENARAEAANIQNHAQKTIQLEKNEMYEQMRQEVIDLAFVAAEKILNENISKDKNEKMIKEFINSLD; from the coding sequence ATGTTTTTAGATGCTGGAATACCAGATATTATTGGAAATTTATTTCCTAACTTAGCAAATTTTATTGCTCATATTCTATCAACAATAATTATATTAATATTATTAACTAAGCTAGTTTATAAACCTTTTAGAGAAACAATAAAAGAACGTAGAAAAAAAATTAGTGAGTTGTTGGATGATGCTGTTTCAAAACAGGCAAAAGCAAATAAAAATAATAAAGAAGCTTTTCAAATTTTAGATTCAGCAAAAGAAGAATCTAAAATGATAATGAATTCAGCAAAATTATCAGCTGATAATTTAAAGTTAGAGATTATGGAAAATGCAAGAGCAGAAGCTGCAAATATTCAAAACCATGCTCAAAAGACAATTCAACTTGAAAAAAATGAAATGTATGAACAAATGAGACAAGAAGTTATTGACCTGGCATTTGTAGCAGCTGAAAAAATTTTAAATGAAAATATTTCTAAAGATAAAAATGAAAAAATGATTAAAGAGTTTATAAATAGTTTGGATTAA
- a CDS encoding F0F1 ATP synthase subunit C — translation MFFAEVKEIEIGEGLKLLGAGLTGMGMVGASIGQGIVGYGACIAIGRNPETAPKITSTLIITAGFAESGAIYALVIAILLIFVA, via the coding sequence ATGTTTTTTGCTGAAGTAAAGGAAATAGAAATAGGAGAGGGATTAAAACTTCTTGGGGCAGGACTTACAGGAATGGGAATGGTTGGAGCATCAATTGGACAAGGAATAGTAGGATATGGAGCATGTATCGCAATTGGTAGAAATCCAGAAACAGCACCAAAAATTACATCTACACTAATTATTACTGCTGGTTTTGCAGAATCAGGAGCTATATACGCACTTGTAATTGCAATTTTACTAATTTTTGTAGCTTAA
- a CDS encoding F0F1 ATP synthase subunit A produces MFLADDKGFVDALLSITPQLLSILITCIIICTFCIVYNVKIRNYKEDKKLTGFLVLTEMFITKVENMVITIMGKKYRKLTPYIMYIFMYIIVSSVVSILGIESLTTSYTVTFSMGFVTFIGIYYYGLRYQKLAFFKRYYNPIELLGQFVPLISLSFRLFGNMLGGSILLGLLYASLIQLQGNIFWPNGPGMDWDNKLNYWWAGFNVFSVVSLPWLHLYFDLFDGTIQAVVFSMLTLSYWSGAKLGEGLNDGEEKIER; encoded by the coding sequence ATGTTCCTTGCAGATGACAAAGGTTTTGTTGATGCTCTATTGTCAATTACCCCTCAACTTTTATCAATACTAATAACTTGCATTATTATTTGTACATTTTGTATAGTTTATAATGTAAAAATTAGAAATTATAAAGAAGATAAAAAATTAACTGGATTTTTAGTTTTAACAGAAATGTTTATTACTAAGGTTGAAAATATGGTTATTACAATCATGGGTAAAAAATACAGAAAATTAACTCCATACATAATGTATATTTTTATGTATATAATAGTTTCTTCTGTAGTATCAATTTTGGGAATAGAGTCATTAACAACTTCTTATACAGTTACATTCTCAATGGGATTTGTAACATTTATAGGAATTTATTATTACGGATTAAGGTATCAAAAGTTAGCTTTTTTTAAAAGATATTATAATCCAATAGAGCTTTTAGGACAGTTTGTCCCTTTAATATCTCTTTCTTTTAGACTATTTGGAAATATGCTTGGGGGTAGTATTTTATTAGGATTGCTTTATGCAAGTCTAATACAACTTCAAGGTAATATATTTTGACCAAATGGCCCTGGAATGGATTGAGATAATAAATTAAATTACTGATGAGCAGGATTTAACGTTTTCTCAGTAGTTTCATTACCATGGTTACATTTATACTTTGATTTATTTGATGGAACCATTCAAGCAGTTGTATTTTCAATGTTAACTCTTTCTTATTGATCTGGTGCTAAACTAGGTGAAGGTCTTAATGATGGAGAAGAAAAAATTGAAAGATAA
- a CDS encoding MG406 family protein, which produces MFKNKGKIILISLISMITCLLTILFILKLVNFSLVNGYLLGSCFLFFSLFFMKLGIKNLIDNLNPYSYMFITTLRIGFYIVPFLISFYLPNIFNIYGLVIAFIVNWIPSVYFSKAK; this is translated from the coding sequence TTGTTTAAAAATAAAGGAAAAATTATATTAATATCTCTTATATCAATGATTACATGCTTATTAACAATTTTATTTATTTTAAAATTAGTAAATTTTTCATTAGTTAATGGGTATCTCTTAGGTTCTTGTTTTTTGTTTTTTTCATTATTTTTTATGAAATTAGGAATAAAAAATTTGATCGATAATTTAAATCCTTATAGTTATATGTTTATTACAACATTACGAATAGGGTTTTATATTGTTCCATTCCTTATAAGTTTTTACTTACCGAACATATTTAATATATATGGATTAGTAATTGCTTTTATAGTAAATTGAATTCCCTCAGTTTATTTTAGTAAAGCCAAGTAA
- the upp gene encoding uracil phosphoribosyltransferase: MAFTIIKHPLILDKLTRMRKEDTSSKDFRENLNEIGQLMVYEIFRDVPIQEIDIKTPVTLTKGYKLDVPVVLVPIIRAGLGMTEGIQRLVPTSRIAHIGLYRDEETLEPVQYFAKTTKDIESSYVIVVDPMLATGGSASKAIEIAKSWGAIQIKFVCLVAVQKGVDRIIKDHPDVDIYTASLDPILNESGFIEPGLGDAGDRIFGTK, from the coding sequence TCCTCTTATTCTAGATAAATTAACTAGAATGAGAAAAGAGGATACATCATCTAAAGACTTTAGAGAAAACTTAAATGAAATAGGGCAACTAATGGTTTATGAAATTTTTAGAGATGTTCCTATACAAGAAATTGATATCAAAACACCTGTGACTTTAACAAAGGGATATAAATTAGATGTTCCAGTAGTTTTAGTACCAATTATTAGAGCAGGATTAGGAATGACAGAGGGAATACAAAGATTAGTACCTACTTCAAGAATTGCACATATTGGACTTTATAGAGATGAAGAAACTTTAGAACCTGTACAATACTTTGCAAAAACAACAAAAGATATTGAAAGTAGTTATGTTATTGTTGTTGACCCAATGTTAGCAACTGGGGGTAGTGCTTCAAAGGCAATTGAAATAGCTAAATCTTGAGGAGCAATTCAAATAAAGTTTGTTTGTTTAGTTGCTGTGCAAAAGGGTGTTGACAGAATTATTAAAGATCACCCAGATGTAGATATTTATACTGCTAGTTTAGACCCAATCTTAAACGAAAGTGGATTTATAGAACCCGGTCTTGGAGATGCTGGAGATAGAATTTTTGGAACAAAATAG